A single region of the Glycine max cultivar Williams 82 chromosome 20, Glycine_max_v4.0, whole genome shotgun sequence genome encodes:
- the LOC100781531 gene encoding F-box/LRR-repeat protein 2 has translation MASNSIDGDAVTGSGLCINDVLRDDELRSILGRVESEKDKETFGLVCKRWLRLQSTERKKLAARAGPHMLRKMADRFTRLVELDLAQSVSRSFYPGVTDSDLAVIATAFTCLKILNLHNCKGITDAGMKAIGEHLSLLQSLDVSYCRKLTDKGLSAVAKGCCDLRILHMAGCRFVTDGVLEALSKNCGNLEELGLHGCTSITDNGLINLASGCRRIRFLDINKCSNATDVGVSSVSRACSSSLKTLKLLDCYKIGDETILSLAEFCGNLETLIIGGCRDVSADAIRSLAAACGSSLKNLRMDWCLNISDSSLSCVLSQCRNLEALDIGCCEELTDAAFQLLSNEEPGLSLKILKISNCPKITVAGIGIIVGKCTSLQYLDVRSCPHITKAGLDEAGFHFPECCKINFNGSVNEPVVLL, from the exons ATGGCTTCGAATTCGATCGACGGCGACGCCGTTACGGGGTCGGGACTGTGCATAAACGACGTGTTAAGGGACGACGAGCTGCGTTCCATTCTGGGGCGAGTGGAGAGCGAGAAGGACAAGGAAACGTTCGGGTTGGTCTGCAAGCGATGGCTTCGGTTGCAGAGCACGGAAAGGAAGAAACTCGCCGCACGTGCGGGTCCCCACATGCTCCGAAAAATGGCCGATAGGTTCACACGCTTAGTCGAACTGGACCTCGCTCAGTCCGTCTCTCGTTCCTTCTATCCCGGCGTCACCGATTCCGATCTCGCCGTCATCGCCACTGCCTTCACTTGCTTGAAGATCCTCAATTTGCATAATTGTAAAG GAATTACAGATGCTGGAATGAAGGCTATTGGTGAACATCTTTCCTTATTACAGTCGTTGGATGTGTCTTACTGTAGAAAGCTGACTGACAAGGGATTATCAGCTGTTGCCAAAGGCTGTTGTGACTTAAGGATATTGCATATGGCGGGTTGCAGATTTGTTACTGATGGTGTATTAGAAGCTCTCTCCAAAAATTGCGGTAACTTAGAGGAGTTGGGATTGCATGGCTGCACAAGCATTACTGACAATGGACTGATAAACCTTGCAAGTGGATGTCGACGGATCAGGTTTTTAGACATAAATAAATGTAGTAATGCCACTGATGTTGGGGTTTCTAGTGTTTCTAGGGCTTGTTCATCTTCTCTCAAGACATTGAAATTGTTAGATTGCTATAAAATTGGGGATGAAACCATATTATCCCTCGCCGAATTCTGTGGTAATCTGGAGACTTTAATCATTGGTGGTTGCCGGGATGTCTCTGCTGATGCGATAAGGTCGCTGGCTGCTGCATGTGGAAGCAGCCTTAAAAACTTGAGGATGGATTGGTGTTTAAACATTTCTGATTCTTCATTGAGCTGTGTTTTAAGTCAATGCAGAAACCTTGAGGCACTGGACATTGGTTGCTGTGAAGAGTTGACTGATGCTGCTTTTCAGCTATTAAGCAATGAGGAGCCTGGATTGAGTTTGAAGATTTTGAAGATTAGTAATTGTCCAAAGATCACAGTGGCAGGTATAGGCATCATTGTGGGTAAATGCACGTCTCTGCAATACTTGGATGTGAGGTCATGCCCGCATATTACAAAGGCTGGCCTAGATGAGGCTGGTTTCCATTTTCCTGAATGCTGCAAGATTAATTTTAATGGTAGCGTTAATGAGCCTGTTGTGCTTCTTTGA
- the LOC102660605 gene encoding F-box/LRR-repeat protein 2-like, translating to MDMQLARNSGVRVSSNSMEGDAVSGSRVCINDVLTDDSLRLIVGRVESRRKPRRSPHVRVEEWLIGLVRLLSSGDGTILSLAKYCANLETLLISGCWLVSDDAVKSLATACGSSLKVLGLDSYGNISDSTVSCILRQCRNLEALNIAGCTKLIDAGCSSSYKQ from the exons ATGGACATGCAGTTAGCCCGAAATTCTGGGGTTAGGGTTTCTTCGAATTCGATGGAGGGCGACGCCGTTTCGGGGTCGAGGGTGTGCATAAACGACGTTTTGACGGACGACTCGCTGCGTTTGATTGTGGGGAGGGTTGAGAGCAGACGGAAACCAAGAAGATCGCCGCACGTGCGGGTCGAAGAATGGTTGATAG GGCTTGTTCGTCTTCTCTCAAGTGGGGATGGAACCATATTATCCTTGGCCAAATACTGTGCTAATTTGGAGACTTTACTCATTAGTGGTTGCTGGCTAGTCTCCGATGATGCGGTAAAGTCGCTGGCTACTGCTTGTGGTAGCAGCCTTAAAGTCTTAGGGTTGGATTCGTATGGAAACATTTCTGATTCTACAGTGAGTTGTATTTTAAGGCAATGCAGAAACCTTGAGGCGCTGAACATTGCTGGCTGTACAAAGTTGATTGATGCTGGCTGCTCTTCATCTTATAAGCAATGA
- the LOC100780991 gene encoding E3 ubiquitin-protein ligase CIP8 has product MSEAPPPPTADASPPPYWCYHCEKRVSVETLANLPDVVCGECKNGFVESMPTPSRSRSPSASSDDPYFGSQFLQVLRLIAQSARDDDASPPPPPSRSPENDFLRIELGGWDNDEENENDDDNGDEEFEEHEEAEDRSGNEDPHGGDDEDLRRRRRELLRLRIRDLATRTRSMRNRILDWAEILMGLEDNSIEFRLQLPESDRYVGNPEDYVDAAEYEALLQTLAESDGGGRRGAPPASKAALEALPTVKIASESEAVACAICKDLLGVGDAAKRLPCGHRYHGDCIVPWLSSRNSCPVCRFELPTDDKEYEEERVVIAASSNSNGASSSGGGGSAIV; this is encoded by the coding sequence ATGTCGGAAGCACCACCGCCTCCAACTGCCGATGCGTCACCGCCTCCGTACTGGTGCTACCACTGCGAGAAGCGCGTCTCCGTCGAAACGCTCGCGAATCTCCCCGACGTCGTCTGCGGCGAGTGCAAGAACGGCTTTGTGGAATCCATGCCCACGCCGTCGCGCTCTCGCTCCCCCTCCGCCTCCTCCGACGACCCCTACTTCGGCTCGCAGTTCCTCCAGGTCCTTCGCCTAATCGCTCAGTCGGCGCGTGACGACGACGCGTCGCCTCCGCCGCCGCCGAGCCGCTCTCCGGAGAACGATTTCCTCAGGATCGAGCTCGGCGGCTGGGACAACGACGAGGAGAACGAAAACGACGACGATAACGGCGACGAGGAGTTCGAGGAACACGAGGAGGCGGAGGATCGCTCCGGCAACGAAGATCCGCACGGAGGAGACGACGAGGATCTGAGAAGAAGGAGGCGCGAGCTACTTCGGCTTCGGATTAGGGATTTGGCGACTCGTACGAGGAGCATGCGGAACCGGATCTTGGATTGGGCCGAGATTCTGATGGGCCTCGAGGACAATTCCATCGAGTTCCGCCTCCAGCTGCCAGAATCCGACCGCTACGTCGGAAATCCCGAGGATTACGTCGACGCGGCAGAGTACGAGGCGCTGCTGCAGACGCTGGCGGAGAGCGACGGGGGAGGCAGGAGGGGAGCGCCGCCGGCGTCGAAGGCCGCGCTGGAAGCCTTGCCGACGGTGAAAATTGCGTCGGAAAGCGAAGCCGTGGCGTGCGCTATATGTAAAGATTTGCTCGGTGTTGGAGACGCGGCGAAGAGGTTGCCGTGCGGGCATCGGTATCATGGAGATTGCATTGTTCCTTGGTTGAGTTCTCGAAATTCTTGCCCTGTTTGCAGGTTTGAGCTACCAACGGATGATAAGGAATACGAGGAAGAGAGAGTGGTTATCGCTGCTTCTTCGAATTCGAACGGAGCTTCGAGTTCCGGTGGAGGTGGAAGTGCCATTGTTTGA